From the Marinobacter alexandrii genome, one window contains:
- a CDS encoding SiaC family regulatory phosphoprotein, which yields KYELFNSSSAAYLFKIIRRFNEAHSKGKTVKIYWSCNSNNENEMVETGMDLAEMCDFKFKISYL from the coding sequence CAAATACGAGCTATTCAACAGCTCATCAGCAGCTTATCTATTCAAGATCATTAGAAGATTCAATGAAGCTCATTCAAAAGGTAAGACAGTAAAAATCTACTGGAGCTGTAATTCAAATAATGAGAATGAAATGGTAGAAACAGGGATGGATCTAGCAGAGATGTGCGATTTCAAATTTAAGATTTCATACCTCTAA
- the dnaE gene encoding DNA polymerase III subunit alpha, translating into MYINTHTYYSFKYGTLSEEDLLSNARECGISEMVLTDINSTAGCLNFVRLAPDYDIRPILGIDFRNGVQQKFIGIAKNNQGFQELNEYLSYHLHEKIAFPDKAPKFKNAFIIYPFPFSSKDKLRKNEFLGIRPQETIKLPWTKWKNSLDKLVILQTVSFKDGEKNKVHFNMHRLLRSIDNNTLLSKLSKDEEGSPNDVMYPIGKLFESFKDYPQIIVNTKNILEQCSIEFLFNDIENHQNLTVYSTSKEEDMDKITELCYEGLPYRYGNTPSREILDRLDMELQMIKSKKFVSYFLINWDILEYARRQGYYYVGRGSGANSIVAYLLRITDVDPVELDLYFERFINLFRQNPPDFDIDFSWKDRDDITRYIFERFGKDNQVSLLATYSTFQNRAIIRELGKVFGLPPQEIEKVGQTEEKDLDHIGQLIRRYGARLTNFPSHLSIHAGGILIANRSIHYFTATSLPPKGYPVTHFDMIIAEDVGLFKFDILSQRGLGKIRDSLEVISKNCPDDPEVDIHNFKSFKGDPKLNNKLQNADAIGCFYIESPAMRMLMKKLQVNEYLGLVAASSIIRPGVAKSGMMREYILRYRHEERRKDAHPILQEIMPDTYGVMVYQEDVIKVAHLFAKLNLGEADMLRRGMSGKYRSRDEFQKVKDKFFINCQDIGHSYELSADIWRQIESFAGYAFAKGHSASYAVESYQALYLKTYYPLEYMVAVINNGGGFYRPEFYVHEARMNGAEIEAPCVNHSENLTVIFGKTIYLGLGMVKDLNRSTIEEVILEREKNGQFLDIHDFIHRMNTSLEQIKLLVRIGALREFGVKKDILWQVHFAMGAGVSKVRNGLFKVPIKQWVLPPLHYDKREDALDEMDLLGFPLCSPFDLVETKEIGAFSKDLPQHLNQHVTMFGYLVTIKNTGTTNGKRMNFGTFIDREGQFIDTVHFPPSAARYPFRGRGIYCLVGKVVEEFDFYSLEITRMEKINYINLEDESKEMIRAVAR; encoded by the coding sequence ATGTATATCAATACACATACATATTACAGTTTCAAATATGGGACACTCTCTGAGGAAGATTTACTATCTAATGCTCGTGAATGTGGTATTAGCGAAATGGTATTAACGGATATTAATTCCACTGCCGGATGCTTAAACTTTGTTCGATTAGCTCCTGATTATGACATCCGACCCATTTTAGGGATCGATTTCAGAAATGGTGTCCAGCAAAAATTTATAGGGATAGCAAAAAATAATCAAGGGTTTCAAGAACTTAATGAATACCTCTCCTACCATTTACATGAAAAAATAGCATTCCCTGATAAAGCTCCAAAATTTAAAAATGCGTTTATCATCTACCCTTTTCCGTTTTCATCTAAAGATAAACTTCGGAAGAATGAATTTTTAGGCATTCGCCCTCAAGAAACCATAAAACTACCCTGGACTAAGTGGAAGAACTCCTTAGATAAGTTGGTGATTTTACAAACTGTTTCATTTAAAGATGGTGAAAAAAATAAGGTTCATTTCAATATGCATCGTCTACTTAGGAGCATTGATAATAACACCTTATTAAGTAAACTTTCAAAAGACGAGGAAGGCAGCCCTAACGATGTGATGTATCCGATTGGGAAGTTGTTTGAATCTTTTAAAGATTATCCTCAGATCATTGTCAACACTAAAAACATCTTAGAACAATGTTCTATTGAGTTTCTATTCAATGATATTGAAAATCATCAAAACCTGACAGTATACTCTACCTCTAAAGAAGAGGATATGGACAAAATCACCGAATTATGCTACGAAGGGCTTCCTTATCGCTATGGTAATACTCCCAGTCGGGAAATATTAGATCGATTGGATATGGAATTACAGATGATCAAGTCCAAGAAGTTCGTTTCATACTTTCTCATCAATTGGGATATTCTTGAGTATGCCCGGAGACAAGGTTATTACTATGTAGGAAGAGGAAGTGGTGCTAACAGTATTGTGGCGTATCTTCTTAGAATCACTGATGTAGACCCGGTTGAACTGGATCTGTATTTTGAGCGGTTTATTAATCTGTTTCGACAAAACCCTCCTGACTTTGATATTGATTTTTCATGGAAAGATCGAGACGACATCACCCGATATATTTTTGAACGGTTTGGAAAAGATAATCAGGTCTCGCTTCTAGCCACTTATAGTACTTTTCAAAATAGAGCGATCATCCGCGAGTTGGGGAAAGTATTTGGATTACCGCCTCAAGAAATTGAAAAGGTCGGCCAAACAGAAGAAAAAGATCTGGATCATATTGGTCAGTTGATACGTAGATATGGAGCGAGGCTAACCAACTTCCCCAGTCACCTAAGTATACATGCAGGAGGGATATTGATTGCTAATCGATCCATCCATTACTTCACAGCCACTTCATTACCTCCAAAAGGATATCCGGTTACTCATTTTGATATGATCATTGCGGAAGATGTAGGACTCTTCAAGTTTGATATTTTAAGCCAACGTGGACTAGGAAAGATCCGAGACTCGTTGGAAGTCATTAGCAAAAATTGTCCGGACGATCCTGAAGTAGATATTCACAATTTCAAGTCTTTCAAAGGTGATCCTAAACTGAATAATAAGCTTCAAAATGCTGATGCCATTGGATGCTTCTATATTGAATCTCCTGCCATGCGGATGCTCATGAAAAAACTGCAGGTGAATGAATACTTAGGGCTGGTAGCTGCCAGCTCCATCATCCGGCCCGGAGTTGCTAAATCTGGCATGATGCGGGAATATATTCTACGATATCGGCATGAAGAACGCCGAAAAGATGCACATCCAATTTTACAGGAGATTATGCCGGACACCTATGGTGTAATGGTCTATCAGGAAGATGTGATAAAAGTAGCTCACCTGTTTGCAAAACTTAATCTCGGTGAAGCTGACATGCTACGCCGAGGAATGTCTGGCAAGTATCGGTCGCGTGACGAATTTCAGAAAGTAAAGGATAAGTTTTTTATCAATTGTCAAGATATCGGTCACTCATACGAGCTTTCTGCAGATATTTGGCGCCAAATAGAAAGCTTTGCTGGCTATGCTTTTGCAAAAGGTCATTCGGCATCTTATGCTGTAGAAAGCTATCAAGCCCTTTATCTCAAAACATACTACCCGCTAGAATATATGGTGGCTGTGATCAACAACGGTGGTGGATTTTACAGACCAGAGTTTTATGTACATGAAGCTCGGATGAATGGAGCAGAGATAGAAGCTCCCTGTGTAAACCATAGTGAAAACTTAACAGTGATTTTTGGTAAAACCATATACCTGGGGCTTGGGATGGTTAAAGATTTGAATCGAAGTACGATTGAAGAAGTCATCCTTGAGCGAGAAAAAAATGGACAATTCCTGGACATCCATGATTTTATTCACCGAATGAATACATCGCTAGAGCAAATAAAGCTACTTGTTCGTATAGGAGCACTTCGAGAATTTGGCGTTAAGAAAGATATCTTATGGCAAGTACATTTTGCAATGGGGGCGGGAGTTAGTAAAGTAAGGAATGGTCTTTTTAAAGTACCTATCAAACAATGGGTTCTTCCTCCACTTCATTATGATAAGAGAGAAGATGCGTTAGATGAGATGGATTTACTTGGGTTTCCTCTATGCAGCCCATTCGATCTAGTGGAAACGAAAGAGATAGGAGCATTTTCAAAAGATTTGCCTCAACATCTAAATCAACATGTAACGATGTTTGGCTATTTGGTTACCATTAAAAACACTGGAACTACAAATGGAAAACGAATGAATTTTGGAACCTTCATTGATCGCGAAGGACAATTTATAGACACTGTCCACTTTCCTCCTTCTGCAGCACGATACCCTTTCCGTGGAAGAGGTATTTATTGTTTAGTTGGTAAGGTTGTAGAGGAGTTTGATTTCTATAGCCTAGAGATAACTCGTATGGAAAAAATCAACTACATCAATTTAGAAGATGAGTCAAAGGAGATGATACGAGCGGTGGCAAGGTAA
- the dinB gene encoding DNA polymerase IV yields MDLDTFFVSVERLRDSRLNGKPILIGGSSDRGVVAACSYEARKFGVHSAMPMRLAMQLCPEATIIKGSHADYTKFSMDVSGIIKEKVPVFEKTSIDEFYADLTGMDRFFGCYKMASELRDHVIYHTGLPISFGLSINKTVSKVATGEAKPNNKIWVKSGSERSFLAPLSVKKIPMIGSKTQQTLRGLGVRKVQTLQEMPKDMLVQIFGKNGASMWEKANGIDRSPVIPYSERKSISTEQTFNKDTTDINRLKNIILAMTEHLAYQLREENKLTACVAVKVRYSDFNTYTQQIRIPYTSADHILIPKVTELFDKLYDRRLLVRLVGVRFSSLVHGNYQINLFEDSGEIINLYQEMDWLRKKHGDRSIVRAKALGVNAIRTFNPFKGDTRVSKTE; encoded by the coding sequence TTGGACTTAGACACATTTTTTGTGTCCGTAGAGCGATTAAGGGATAGCCGTTTAAATGGTAAACCTATCCTTATCGGTGGCTCAAGTGACCGTGGTGTAGTAGCTGCTTGTAGCTACGAAGCAAGGAAGTTTGGCGTTCACTCTGCCATGCCTATGAGATTAGCTATGCAGCTTTGTCCAGAAGCTACGATTATTAAAGGAAGTCATGCCGATTACACTAAATTTTCAATGGATGTTTCTGGAATCATAAAAGAAAAAGTTCCTGTTTTCGAAAAGACTTCTATAGATGAGTTTTATGCGGATCTCACAGGTATGGATCGTTTTTTTGGGTGTTACAAAATGGCTTCTGAACTAAGAGATCACGTAATATACCATACCGGACTACCAATTTCTTTTGGTCTTTCCATTAACAAGACAGTCTCTAAAGTAGCTACAGGTGAAGCTAAACCCAACAACAAAATATGGGTCAAATCTGGTAGCGAACGATCTTTTCTTGCTCCATTATCAGTAAAAAAAATACCCATGATCGGTAGTAAAACACAGCAAACACTCCGAGGGCTAGGTGTGAGAAAGGTTCAGACATTACAAGAAATGCCAAAAGATATGTTGGTCCAAATTTTTGGAAAAAATGGAGCTTCCATGTGGGAAAAAGCAAATGGAATTGATCGCTCACCGGTCATTCCTTATTCCGAAAGAAAGTCTATTTCTACGGAACAGACGTTCAATAAAGACACAACAGATATAAACAGATTAAAAAATATCATCCTCGCGATGACTGAACATCTGGCTTATCAATTGCGTGAAGAAAATAAACTTACTGCTTGTGTGGCTGTAAAAGTTCGCTATTCGGACTTCAATACATATACTCAGCAGATTCGTATTCCTTATACCTCCGCAGATCATATTCTCATTCCAAAGGTGACTGAACTATTTGATAAATTATACGACCGTAGACTACTCGTAAGATTAGTTGGTGTACGATTTAGCAGCTTAGTTCATGGTAACTACCAAATTAACCTATTTGAAGATTCGGGAGAGATCATCAATTTGTATCAAGAAATGGATTGGCTAAGAAAAAAACATGGAGATCGCTCCATCGTTCGAGCCAAAGCTTTAGGTGTCAATGCAATACGCACATTCAACCCATTCAAAGGAGATACGAGGGTTTCTAAGACTGAATGA
- a CDS encoding YfiR/HmsC family protein encodes MKTQKEILFLFITFLISHLAVAQTERQKQMVESTYSVIKNIEWPKKESPFKIHVITTDEDFKQHFRSTSKNQKLAGRDVAVSFTGYVIAPQGVDVIFVANQYNATIPTLLDRVSGKEILLITDQYDKQLDVMVNFLSSKSGELTLEYNRANISYQGLQVKSGIQDLKGSEIDLAKIFKQARDSIRSMELRTQQAQARFDSMSFDVAAAIGIYRQQQSLIQERDMEIALRQNQIKKQGEVLDSLSAEFAESEKRLIDLTQTLESREAELLTLGTEIAEQRDNVAEGNKILDEQKKRIADQNDEIAQRESRLEEMSTVVDSQQSALVFLVLFLVAVVGFSFLIFTAYRARKKAAKKLAEQKEDLGRLVEELKETQSQLVQSEKMASLGVLTAGIAHEINNAINFVYSGIHVLSDKFSEIRPVISQVTELKEEEADLKKSIKDLVKQREEVGYDEAQLVIDQMINSIQVGAERTTEIVKGLRIFSRSETEKKTKIDIHNDIDVALLLLNSRHKDVIKIEKNFADEVLEVDGFKGQLSQAFLNIISNSIDSLNENGGKGNINIVTDTNGKEIEVKIVDNGVGMSKEEILKIFDPFYTTKKVGAGTGLGLSITYGIIERHGGTISVNSKPTEGAEFIIKLPLAS; translated from the coding sequence ATGAAAACTCAAAAAGAGATATTATTCTTATTTATAACGTTTCTGATAAGCCATCTCGCTGTAGCTCAGACTGAGCGACAAAAGCAGATGGTGGAATCTACCTATTCAGTAATCAAAAACATTGAATGGCCAAAGAAAGAATCGCCATTCAAGATCCACGTCATTACAACTGATGAGGACTTCAAGCAGCATTTCAGAAGTACGAGTAAAAATCAAAAGCTAGCAGGGAGAGATGTAGCTGTTAGTTTCACCGGTTATGTAATTGCTCCTCAAGGAGTGGATGTGATCTTTGTTGCCAATCAATATAATGCAACTATACCTACCTTATTGGATAGAGTTAGTGGTAAAGAAATATTACTTATCACGGATCAATATGATAAACAACTTGATGTAATGGTCAATTTTTTATCATCCAAGTCAGGAGAGTTGACACTCGAGTATAATCGGGCTAACATTAGTTATCAAGGGCTACAAGTAAAGTCAGGCATACAAGATCTTAAGGGTAGTGAAATAGATCTGGCAAAGATTTTTAAACAAGCTCGTGATTCGATTAGATCAATGGAACTTAGAACACAGCAGGCACAAGCCAGATTTGACTCAATGAGTTTTGATGTAGCAGCTGCAATTGGTATTTATCGACAACAGCAATCACTTATTCAGGAGCGTGATATGGAAATTGCTTTAAGGCAGAATCAGATAAAGAAACAAGGTGAAGTGCTTGATAGTCTATCTGCTGAATTTGCTGAATCAGAGAAGAGACTTATTGACCTAACTCAAACATTGGAATCACGAGAGGCTGAACTACTTACTCTAGGAACTGAGATTGCTGAGCAGAGAGATAATGTAGCAGAAGGGAACAAAATTCTTGATGAACAAAAGAAACGTATTGCAGATCAGAATGATGAGATCGCTCAGCGTGAGAGCAGACTCGAAGAAATGTCTACTGTGGTTGATTCACAGCAGAGTGCACTTGTTTTTCTAGTCCTATTCTTGGTAGCTGTGGTCGGCTTTTCATTCCTGATTTTTACTGCCTACAGAGCGAGAAAGAAAGCAGCCAAAAAGTTGGCTGAGCAAAAAGAAGACTTAGGAAGACTGGTGGAAGAGTTAAAGGAGACACAATCCCAACTTGTACAATCTGAAAAGATGGCTTCTTTAGGTGTGCTGACAGCAGGTATTGCTCACGAAATCAATAATGCGATAAATTTCGTATACTCTGGAATTCATGTTTTGAGTGATAAATTTTCTGAGATAAGACCAGTGATTTCACAGGTTACCGAACTAAAAGAAGAAGAAGCTGATTTAAAGAAGTCCATTAAGGATTTAGTTAAGCAACGTGAAGAGGTAGGGTATGATGAAGCTCAATTAGTTATTGATCAAATGATCAATAGCATTCAGGTTGGAGCAGAGCGAACTACTGAGATTGTGAAGGGGCTAAGGATTTTTTCCAGGTCTGAGACTGAAAAGAAGACGAAAATTGATATCCACAATGATATTGATGTAGCCTTACTGCTACTAAATAGTCGTCATAAAGATGTGATAAAGATTGAGAAGAATTTTGCTGATGAAGTATTGGAAGTTGATGGATTTAAAGGTCAATTAAGTCAAGCGTTCTTGAATATTATCAGTAATTCAATTGATTCCTTGAATGAAAATGGAGGAAAAGGAAATATCAATATTGTAACAGATACAAATGGAAAAGAAATAGAAGTAAAAATAGTGGATAATGGTGTTGGTATGAGCAAAGAAGAAATTTTGAAAATTTTTGATCCATTTTATACGACCAAAAAAGTGGGAGCGGGAACAGGCTTAGGACTTTCAATTACGTATGGAATTATTGAAAGACATGGAGGAACCATTTCGGTTAATTCTAAGCCTACTGAGGGGGCTGAATTTATAATTAAACTACCATTAGCAAGCTAA
- a CDS encoding response regulator, with protein MNELKPSLIYLDDEEINLILFKEMFKRDFEIFTTTSPEDAIEYVKNNSLDYILTDQLMPVMTGVEFLKELREMGVSADPMKVIISGFTQEGEVDEALETKLIDSFVSKPWSYQNLKELLLNRAA; from the coding sequence ATGAATGAACTCAAACCATCACTGATCTACCTAGACGATGAAGAGATCAATCTTATTCTCTTTAAAGAGATGTTTAAAAGAGATTTTGAAATTTTTACAACAACATCTCCTGAAGACGCGATTGAGTATGTGAAGAATAATAGCCTGGACTATATATTGACGGATCAACTGATGCCAGTGATGACAGGCGTGGAGTTTCTCAAAGAATTGAGAGAAATGGGAGTTTCAGCAGATCCAATGAAAGTAATCATTTCTGGATTTACGCAAGAAGGAGAAGTAGATGAGGCTTTGGAAACCAAACTGATAGATAGTTTCGTTAGCAAGCCATGGTCTTATCAAAATTTAAAAGAATTATTACTCAATAGAGCTGCTTAG
- a CDS encoding response regulator codes for MSESKPAVVYLDDEEINLILFREMFKRDFDVFTTTYPQEALDYLKENNVEFVFTDQRMPIMTGVEFLKELEGSNIPAVPKKVMISGYAAEGDVSEAIEKNLIDRFIDKPWTYQGLKEVISTI; via the coding sequence ATGAGTGAGAGTAAACCCGCAGTAGTTTATCTGGATGATGAGGAGATAAATCTTATTTTGTTCAGAGAAATGTTCAAAAGAGATTTTGATGTGTTTACAACTACTTATCCGCAAGAGGCTCTGGATTACCTGAAAGAGAACAATGTAGAGTTTGTTTTCACTGATCAAAGAATGCCTATTATGACAGGCGTGGAGTTCTTAAAAGAACTTGAAGGAAGTAATATTCCTGCCGTCCCTAAGAAGGTAATGATCTCAGGTTATGCAGCTGAAGGAGATGTAAGTGAGGCTATCGAGAAAAATTTGATCGACAGATTCATTGACAAACCGTGGACGTATCAAGGACTCAAAGAAGTAATTAGTACTATATAG
- the argH gene encoding argininosuccinate lyase, giving the protein MSKIWSKQEGQENESSSWLEEFTVGNDYLLDQHLLPYDIRGSLAHARGLLKINVLSKEEFDAIESALEKLLELDKTNGFPIEQRHEDMHTAIEEYLTEECGDAGKKIHTGRSRNDQVLCALRLYEKDQLDLASSAIEDLTKQFISFAEEYQWQPMPGYTHTQPAMVSSVGMWAASYAEMLISSKEIINFTQETIDYCPLGTAAGYGVNLDLPREEIAAELGFKAPMTISMTAQFSRGRWEASIVHAISTVTSILSQLASDLILFSSKEFGLFSISDELTTGSSIMPQKKNLDVAELMRAKHQQVIAEQHKLQQITSNLISGYHRDLQLTKEPIIIAFSTGQSMIRAASMLIKNLNINTDILESKIYPELYAADEAYELVKKGIPFREAYKEIGNNLDNLTMKDTSAHIKKSSHLGSTGNLGLEVLKKRLDK; this is encoded by the coding sequence ATGAGTAAAATTTGGAGCAAACAGGAGGGGCAAGAAAATGAATCAAGCTCTTGGCTAGAGGAATTCACTGTAGGAAATGATTATCTCTTGGACCAGCACCTTCTGCCCTATGATATTAGAGGTTCTCTCGCACATGCGAGAGGGCTTCTCAAAATCAATGTTTTATCAAAAGAGGAATTTGACGCCATTGAGTCAGCACTAGAAAAACTACTTGAACTTGATAAAACCAATGGATTTCCAATCGAGCAAAGGCACGAAGATATGCATACGGCTATCGAAGAATACCTTACCGAAGAATGTGGAGACGCAGGAAAGAAAATTCATACCGGGCGATCAAGAAATGATCAAGTTCTTTGTGCATTGAGGTTATATGAAAAAGATCAACTTGATCTTGCCTCATCAGCTATTGAAGACCTTACTAAACAGTTTATCTCATTTGCTGAAGAGTACCAATGGCAGCCTATGCCTGGCTACACTCATACACAACCAGCTATGGTATCGTCCGTTGGAATGTGGGCTGCTTCGTATGCAGAGATGCTCATCTCGAGTAAGGAAATTATCAATTTCACGCAAGAAACGATTGACTACTGTCCTCTGGGAACTGCGGCAGGTTATGGCGTAAACCTTGATTTGCCCCGTGAAGAAATCGCTGCTGAATTGGGCTTCAAAGCTCCAATGACCATCTCAATGACTGCTCAATTCTCCAGAGGAAGGTGGGAAGCTTCAATTGTACATGCCATTTCAACAGTGACTAGTATTTTATCCCAGCTTGCAAGCGATTTGATTCTCTTCTCTTCAAAAGAATTTGGTCTATTTAGCATCAGTGATGAGTTAACTACTGGTTCTTCCATAATGCCTCAAAAGAAAAATCTGGATGTAGCAGAATTGATGCGTGCAAAACATCAGCAGGTGATTGCTGAGCAACATAAATTACAGCAAATCACATCAAATCTGATTTCAGGATATCACAGAGATCTTCAATTGACGAAAGAACCAATCATTATTGCATTTTCTACTGGTCAATCTATGATTAGAGCCGCTTCTATGCTCATTAAAAATCTGAACATAAATACTGATATTTTGGAAAGCAAAATTTACCCTGAATTATATGCCGCTGATGAAGCTTACGAATTGGTGAAAAAGGGAATTCCTTTTAGAGAAGCATATAAGGAAATAGGAAATAATCTTGATAACCTGACAATGAAAGATACATCAGCACATATCAAGAAAAGCTCACATCTTGGATCTACAGGAAACTTAGGATTAGAGGTATTGAAAAAGAGACTTGATAAATAG
- a CDS encoding argininosuccinate synthase, which translates to MNTENIYFKSASHEAAKGEFDTCLLLYSGGLDTSVMLKWIQEQYECDVIALTIDLGQTADDMQAIKEKAIYLGAKEAIMIDAKEDFAELCAEAIKANADYQGGYALGCPLGRVMIAKIAIEVAEQHGCQVVAHGCTGKGNDQVRFEGYMTTLNPSIKTIAPVREWAMGREEEIAYAEKHGIPIIQKKETPYSYDENMWANTGEGGEIENPALVPPLEKILKWCKTPEQAPDESTEIIISFEKGVPTEINYKAMPLTEIIEHLNEVGGANGVGYFHLVEDRIVGLKVRGIYENPAAHILIQAHKNLEQLVSTREENEFKTIIDQKWAYLCYGAKYFEPVMDNLRSYIDEQNKKVNGWVKLKLYKGNCEVIALDSSYSLFDHNLATFNKSADFNQGASPGFIELWNLPQKTAHQVKKSNEHKKAIS; encoded by the coding sequence ATGAATACAGAAAATATATATTTCAAGTCGGCCTCTCATGAAGCTGCAAAAGGCGAATTTGATACCTGCCTACTGCTCTATTCGGGAGGATTAGACACAAGCGTCATGCTGAAATGGATTCAAGAGCAGTATGAGTGTGATGTAATCGCACTTACTATTGATTTAGGACAAACTGCAGACGATATGCAAGCAATTAAAGAGAAAGCAATCTACTTAGGAGCAAAGGAGGCCATCATGATAGATGCGAAGGAAGATTTTGCTGAACTATGTGCTGAAGCTATTAAAGCGAATGCCGACTATCAGGGTGGGTATGCTTTAGGCTGCCCCTTAGGACGAGTGATGATCGCCAAAATAGCCATTGAGGTTGCAGAGCAGCACGGGTGTCAAGTAGTTGCTCATGGGTGCACCGGCAAAGGAAACGATCAGGTAAGATTTGAGGGGTATATGACCACACTCAATCCTTCTATCAAAACCATTGCACCTGTAAGAGAATGGGCTATGGGAAGAGAAGAAGAGATTGCCTATGCAGAAAAACATGGCATCCCTATTATCCAGAAAAAGGAAACTCCTTATTCTTATGATGAAAATATGTGGGCCAATACTGGTGAAGGAGGCGAGATCGAAAACCCTGCTTTAGTACCACCATTGGAGAAAATTCTCAAATGGTGCAAGACTCCAGAGCAAGCTCCAGACGAGTCAACAGAAATTATCATTTCATTTGAAAAGGGGGTTCCTACAGAGATCAATTATAAAGCTATGCCATTAACTGAGATCATCGAACACTTAAACGAAGTGGGCGGTGCGAACGGAGTTGGCTATTTCCATCTGGTAGAGGATAGAATTGTTGGACTCAAAGTTCGTGGTATCTATGAAAATCCAGCAGCACACATTCTCATTCAAGCCCATAAAAACCTTGAGCAATTAGTTTCCACTAGAGAGGAAAACGAATTTAAGACAATTATAGATCAAAAATGGGCTTACCTCTGCTATGGAGCCAAGTACTTTGAGCCCGTCATGGATAATCTTCGATCGTATATTGATGAGCAAAACAAGAAAGTAAATGGGTGGGTCAAGTTGAAACTATATAAAGGAAACTGTGAAGTTATTGCATTGGATTCCAGTTATTCATTGTTTGATCATAATCTGGCTACTTTCAATAAGTCTGCCGATTTCAATCAAGGAGCATCTCCAGGATTTATTGAATTATGGAATCTACCTCAGAAGACAGCCCATCAGGTGAAAAAGAGTAATGAACACAAAAAAGCTATTTCATGA
- the argF gene encoding ornithine carbamoyltransferase, translating to MKHFLEVGNLSKAEFEYVLQLSSYLHETSEEPLHQKTILFCFEKPSLRTRVGTEVAINQLGGKVIHIDPIAFLGGKILHAKPIEGHDERESLKDTVLNVSQWCDAIFVRVFDHHTLLKLCQHSEIPIINALSDTHHPMQALADFLTIKQKYGEEKVPISFIGDANNVAKSLIEAGIMLGYPMGFSGPEEYGWSNEILQKFNNLCEEYEGSFTSYSSAKEAATHSRVLYADTFVSMGEEDVYDEKLKSFSDFQINESLMSLCLNDAAFMHCLPAHRGIEVTNGVMDSAQSLIYEQAKNRMVVSKGLFSFLIEKKGEIAEESIKQNEILI from the coding sequence ATGAAACACTTCCTGGAGGTTGGCAACCTATCAAAAGCCGAGTTTGAGTATGTACTCCAGTTGAGCTCGTACTTACACGAAACAAGCGAGGAACCCTTGCATCAAAAAACGATTCTTTTCTGCTTTGAGAAACCTTCACTGAGGACAAGGGTAGGCACAGAAGTAGCAATCAATCAATTAGGCGGCAAAGTCATTCATATTGATCCAATTGCTTTTTTAGGAGGTAAGATCCTTCATGCAAAGCCCATAGAAGGACATGATGAAAGAGAATCTCTCAAAGACACTGTACTCAATGTATCACAATGGTGTGATGCCATATTTGTCAGGGTCTTTGATCATCATACCTTACTCAAGCTTTGTCAACATTCCGAAATCCCAATAATTAATGCATTGTCAGACACACATCATCCAATGCAGGCACTTGCAGATTTCTTAACTATTAAACAAAAATATGGGGAAGAGAAAGTACCAATTTCTTTCATTGGAGATGCAAATAATGTTGCTAAATCACTAATAGAGGCAGGAATCATGCTTGGTTATCCAATGGGCTTCTCAGGTCCTGAAGAGTACGGCTGGAGTAATGAAATTCTTCAAAAATTCAATAATCTATGTGAAGAATATGAGGGATCTTTCACGAGCTATTCAAGCGCTAAAGAGGCAGCTACACATAGTAGAGTACTCTATGCGGACACTTTTGTATCTATGGGCGAAGAAGATGTTTACGATGAAAAGTTGAAATCATTTAGCGATTTCCAAATCAATGAATCGTTGATGAGTTTATGTCTAAATGACGCTGCGTTTATGCACTGCCTCCCTGCACACAGAGGAATTGAAGTAACTAACGGAGTAATGGATTCAGCACAATCGTTGATTTACGAGCAGGCCAAAAACAGAATGGTTGTGAGTAAAGGCCTCTTCTCTTTTCTAATTGAGAAGAAAGGAGAAATAGCGGAAGAGTCAATAAAACAAAACGAAATTTTAATCTAA
- a CDS encoding ATP-binding protein, with the protein MYSVNWPNFYFNFLRPFAKPTGEESSTGLGLSLVKRYTEQIGGKVWFDRDASKGATFIVELPSL; encoded by the coding sequence ATGTACAGTGTCAATTGGCCGAATTTTTATTTTAATTTCTTACGACCGTTCGCCAAACCTACTGGAGAGGAAAGCTCGACAGGATTAGGCTTGTCATTAGTAAAACGCTACACAGAACAAATTGGAGGTAAGGTGTGGTTTGATAGAGATGCATCAAAAGGAGCTACTTTTATTGTGGAATTACCTTCTTTATAG